Proteins found in one Parasteatoda tepidariorum isolate YZ-2023 chromosome 7, CAS_Ptep_4.0, whole genome shotgun sequence genomic segment:
- the LOC107436214 gene encoding uncharacterized protein, which translates to MGIIEMDFMNVTSSLSDVQIVENGTIQDRFEELLKVVVKRSDTTTVMLIFILITMWIIFLFTWSYRLKVSSLARTLERSVSERPYKTLKCRHQFDITADVPIEILRETSIEG; encoded by the exons ATGGGAATTatagaaatggattttatgaaCGTTACTTCTTCCTTAAGTG atgtcCAAATCGTTGAAAATGGCACCATTCAAGACAGATTTgaagaacttttaaaagta GTTGTAAAACGCTCTGATACAACTACAGTTATGCTCATCTTCATTCTAATCACCATgtggataatatttttattcacatgGAGCTACAGATTGAAAGTATCTTCTCTCGCTAGGACGCTGGAAAGGAGTGTCAGTGAGCGTCCATACAAAACTCTCAAATGCCGCCACCAATTTGATATCACTGCAGATGTACCGATTGAAATACTGAGGGAAACTTCTATTGAAGGTTAG